In Microvenator marinus, one genomic interval encodes:
- a CDS encoding peptidoglycan DD-metalloendopeptidase family protein translates to MTSILISLTLIGCGEGRLTSLEDEQDIGPDTSIEMDAGSDQNSTPDMQVLEDVGVPDASLPDMVPDMPPEICARLKVTVEASLTLNIRPTPSTAQAPVGSLTRGFVVAAVDLVEGEDVGGETRWYQIESPRGDGYVHYDFVECTEDELTTMPIGYYMPFACNAQHRVTQGPGGGTSHSGNAAFAYDFACGSGTSIRAMMGGTVSRLSMATQPGDPCYNGGTSACSNASNYIMLAHPNGQTTIYKHLNSASVAEGAQVSVGQEIGKSGNTGWSTGPHLHIGVCDGATTNQFCQTVDFSFVDIGKPGNVTVTSGNCP, encoded by the coding sequence GTGACCTCGATACTTATCTCCCTCACACTTATCGGCTGCGGCGAAGGCCGCTTAACGTCTCTTGAGGACGAGCAAGACATTGGCCCGGATACCTCCATTGAGATGGATGCCGGTTCAGACCAGAACAGCACACCGGACATGCAGGTTCTTGAGGATGTGGGAGTGCCGGACGCAAGTCTGCCAGATATGGTACCGGACATGCCGCCGGAAATCTGTGCTCGCCTGAAGGTGACCGTGGAGGCAAGCCTGACTCTCAATATTCGCCCTACTCCGTCTACTGCGCAGGCGCCCGTGGGCTCGTTGACTCGAGGGTTTGTGGTGGCCGCCGTAGATCTGGTGGAGGGCGAAGATGTGGGCGGCGAGACGCGGTGGTATCAGATCGAGTCGCCTCGTGGTGACGGGTATGTGCACTACGATTTTGTGGAGTGTACCGAGGATGAGCTCACTACGATGCCGATTGGCTACTACATGCCTTTTGCCTGCAATGCGCAGCATCGCGTGACGCAGGGGCCAGGCGGCGGCACGAGTCATAGTGGGAACGCGGCGTTTGCCTACGATTTTGCGTGCGGCAGCGGGACTTCGATTCGGGCCATGATGGGCGGCACAGTGAGTCGGCTTTCGATGGCCACACAACCGGGAGACCCTTGTTATAACGGTGGAACCTCGGCGTGTAGCAACGCTTCAAATTACATCATGTTGGCGCATCCGAACGGTCAGACGACCATCTATAAGCATTTGAATTCGGCGAGCGTGGCGGAAGGAGCTCAGGTGTCAGTGGGGCAGGAGATCGGGAAGTCGGGCAATACCGGCTGGTCTACGGGGCCCCACCTGCATATCGGTGTGTGCGACGGTGCAACGACCAATCAATTCTGCCAGACCGTGGACTTTTCGTTTGTGGATATTGGCAAGCCCGGCAACGTGACTGTGACGTCTGGCAACTGCCCCTAA